A portion of the Maylandia zebra isolate NMK-2024a linkage group LG9, Mzebra_GT3a, whole genome shotgun sequence genome contains these proteins:
- the fam162a gene encoding protein FAM162B, with protein MNFIRSRLSIGSLLGQRRHVIQTWSHRGMCNKLQGTKAESPPAAPAHEPRPAFRLPGYRPSDMDKKMLIWSGRFKSADQIPETVSFEMIDAARNKIRVKAAYVMMAATIGACMIMVFLGKRALARNETLTALNIEKKARWREEHQKPRESAIALSDKAQ; from the exons ATGAATTTCATCAGATCCCGCCTTTCCATCGGCAGCCTCCTCG GTCAGAGGAGACATGTCATTCAGACATGGAGCCACAGAGGGATGTGCAATAAACTGCAGGGGACCAAAGCGGAGTCCCCACCTGCAGCACCAGCACATG AGCCGCGTCCCGCATTCAGACTCCCAGGCTACAGGCCCTCAGATATGGACAAGAAGATGCTGATCTGGTCAGGGCGCTTCAAGTCAGCAGACCAGATACCAGAGACTGTGTC GTTTGAGATGATTGATGCTGCCAGAAACAAAATCCGAGTAAAGGCTGCCTACGTGATGATGGCTGCCACGATAGGAGCCTGTATGATTATGGTGTTTCTGGGCAAAAGG GCTCTTGCCAGGAATGAGACCCTGACGGCACTAAACATCGAGAAGAAAGCCAGATGGAGAGAAGAACACCAGAAACCACGCGAAAGTGCCATTGCCCTGTCTGACAAGGCTCAGTGA